The Leptospira tipperaryensis genomic sequence GCCAACACAAGAAAGGCCGTGGAAGAAGGAAGAGCGGACTATATTCCAATGTTCTTAAGTGAATGCCCTCTCCTTTTTAGAAATAAAATTCTTCCGTTAGACGTCGCTCTCGTCCAAGTATCCCCTCCCGATAAACACGGCTTTTGTTCTCTGGGGGTTTCCATCGATATCAGCAAGGCCGCGGTAGAAACGGCGAGGATCGTGATCGCGCAGGTCAACGAGAACATGCCTCGGACCCACGGGGACGGAATCGTTCACATCGATCGTATCCATTCTTTTGTGGAAGGAAATCTTCCTTTGCACGAACACAAATCGGCGCCTCTTACGGCGGTCGAAATCGCGATCGGAAAAAACGTAGCCTCTCTCGTGGAAGACGGCGCGACTCTTCAGATGGGAATCGGCGCGATTCCGGACGCGGTCCTCACCTGTCTTACTTCTCACAAAGACTTGGGAATTCATACCGAAATGTTTTCGGACGGAGTGATGGATCTCGTTCAAAAAGGAATCATCACCGGAATTCATAAAAAGAAACATCCCGGAAAAATCGTTTCCGGTTTTGTGATGGGAACAAAAAAACTCTACGACTTCATAGACGACAATCCTCAAGTTGCGATGCTCGACATCGGATATATCAACGATCCTCATGTGATCCGAAAAAATCCAAAAGTCACCGCGATCAATTCCGCAGTCGAAGTAGATCTCACGGGACAGGTTTGCTCGGACACGATCGGAACTAGACAATTCTCCGGAGTGGGTGGACAGATGGATTTTATCCGAGGAGCTTCCTTATCGGAAGGCGGCAAACCGATCATCGCACTTCCTTCCGTAACCGCAAAGGGAGAATCCAGAATTGTTTCGATTCTCAAACCCGGCGCCGACGTGGTTACAACCCGCGCCCACGTTCATTACATCGTGACCGAATACGGAATCGCAAATTTGTATGGGAAGAATCTGAGACAAAGAGCGAAGGCCTTGATTGAAATCGCACATCCCGATCATAGAGAAAGACTGGAAAAAGAAGCGAAAGAAAGATTCAAAGTACTTTGAAAAGAAGAATCTTGTAATCTAATTTTATTCTTCTCGTTTGAGAATTTGAACGGAATCGTTTGACAGAGGCCTATCCTTTCGTCAGATTGAACTTGAAATCGGAATTCAATGAAATTTGAGCGGGATAAAGTCTATGAAGGAATTTTTCTTTCGGACGTTCACTACCTTCTCAACAAAAAGATAAAGTCCCACAAACACAAAGAACTCTTTCAATTCTTAGATCATCTGGAAAAAAAGAACGTTCGATTTCAGACGATCTATCTCGTGGGAGATATCATAGAGAACTGGTTTTTCAGCGCTTCTCGAAGATTGAAACGAAGCAAAAAAAGATTCAACAAACTCTTTGATCGATTGGACGCACTTTCCGCGCGCGGCGGTGATAAAATCTACATCGTAGGTAATCACGATTCTACATCGTATCTAATGAATCTTCCTCCGAAGATCGAAAAGTATCTCAAAGAAAGAAACTGGGAAATCTGTGAAAAGGCCGAAACGGAAACTCTGATCGCCGTACACGGACACCAAGGACAATACAATCGATTTACTTGGATCGGCTCCATCTTTTTATTACGCTTTTTGCATATGATTGCGCTCTTGTTGCCGAATCTGTTTCGTTTTTCGGAAGCGTTCTATCAAAAACATCTCAATAGACAAGACCCCACTACGACGGAAGAAATTTTAAGATACTACGAACGTCTTTCCAGAATTTCCCATCAAGGTCAAAAAGTTTTGATTTCGGGTCATACTCACGATTTTCTCTGCATTCCCAATCTAAAAATCATCAATACAGGAGATTGGGTGAAGAGCAATAGTTTTGTTCTTCAGGATGGAACGAATTTTATCGGCGCCCGCATGGACAAACGCGGAGAATTCTCGAAAGAATTTGTTTACAAGCACAGGGAAGAATCCTCGAGTTAGTAAAAATATTTCTTGCGGAACCCTATCAAAAGGTACAGAATTGCCGGATGCAAATTCCGGATTATCAAATTCTAATTCAGTTTGTTTTGGAAAACCCTTGGTCTTCCTTGTTCTCAACCATCGGGATTTATACTCTCTTCGCACTCCTTCACGACATCTTCCAGAGAAGACACGCTATCAAACATAACTTTCCGTTGGTGGGAAGAATCCGATATCTTTTTGAAATGATCGGACCCGAACTCAGACAATACTGGGTTGCAAACGACAAAGAAGAGATGCCGTTCAACAGAGCGGAGCGTTCCTGGGTTTACGCGACCGCAAAAAAACAAAACAACAACTTCGGCTTTGGAACCACGGAACTTTTGTATGAAGCCGGATATCCGATCATCAAACACAGCACGTTTCCATTTCCGGAATCCAAAGTAAAACATCTCAAGAACGATTCTTCTATGATCCCTTGTCTCAAAGTGATCGGAGAATTTCACAATCGTAAAAAACCGTTTCGTCCTCCGTCCGTCGTAAACATATCGGCGATGTCTTACGGTTCCTTGGGTAAGAATGCGGTTTCCGCTTTGAACAAAGGCGCGATGATGGCCCACTGTTATCAGAACACTGGCGAAGGCGGGATTAGCCCCTTTCACAAGTTAGGCGGAGATATCGTCTGGCAGATCGGAACCGGATATTTTGGAACCCGAGATACGAAGGGGAATTTTTCCTTGGATATGTTTGCACAAAAGATTCAAGAGAATCCGCAAATCCGAATGATCGAAATCAAACTTTCACAAGGTGCAAAACCGGGGAAAGGAGGGATTCTTCCCGGAAAAAAAGTTACCGAACAGATCGCAAAGATCCGTGGAGTTCCCGTGGGACAAGATTGTATTTCGCCTAACGCGCATTCCGAGTTTAGTACCGTAAGCGAACTCATCGACTTCATCGAAAGACTTCATTCCGCGAGCGGACTTCCGATCGGAATCAAAAGTGCGATCGGAGAAATCGAATTCTGGAACGAACTCGCTGAGAGAATGAAACAAACAAACAAAGGACCCGATTTTATCACGATCGACGGAGGAGAAGGTGGAACCGGAGCCGCTCCCCTTGCGTTTGCGGATCACGTCTCCCTTCCGTTTAAAGTGGGTTTTGCGAGAGTCTATCAGATCTTTCAGAACGAAAATCTTTCGGAAAGGATGGCCTGGATCGGAAGTGGTAAATTAGGTTTTCCTGATAGAGCCATCGTAGCGTTCGCGATGGGCTGCGATCTGATCAACGTCGCAAGAGAAGCCATGATCTCGATCGGATGCATTCAAGCCCAGAGATGTCATACCGACCACTGCCCCGCGGGAGTCGCGACGCAGAATCGTTGGCTACAGGCCGGCTTGGATATCGATCTCAAGGCGGAAAGAAACGCAAACTATATCAAGGGACTACGGAAAGAAGTTCTCTCGGTGACACACGCCGCGGGTTACGAACATCCTCTTCAGTTTCGAGGAACCGATATCGAAATCAGCGCCGGTCTCAATATTTTTAAAACCTTAGAATCTATTCTAGGATATCAGAGAGATCACGTTCACTTTACAAAGATGTTGGATTATACGGATCACACATATTTAGAAGAATATATGAATGGAGTCACCAAAGAAGAACCTTCTTCTCACGGACATAAAATCTAAATTCTTTTCCTCTTGCCATCCCGCTTTCACGGAAAATTCTGTTCGAAAGCGGAGATCTCATGTTTCAGTTTTCTTATTCATTTCAAACCATTGTCGCGGAAGTGCGCGACATTCTATTCAAACCGATTTCTTTTTTTAAAAAACTCCCGAAAACTCAGGAATCGATTCTTACCATCTAC encodes the following:
- a CDS encoding acetyl-CoA hydrolase/transferase family protein, which encodes MKVKFISANSALSSVQSGQRVFVHSVAAAPTLLIDALTARAPELTNVEMIHLHTEGTAPYAEPGMEGHFFVNSLFVCANTRKAVEEGRADYIPMFLSECPLLFRNKILPLDVALVQVSPPDKHGFCSLGVSIDISKAAVETARIVIAQVNENMPRTHGDGIVHIDRIHSFVEGNLPLHEHKSAPLTAVEIAIGKNVASLVEDGATLQMGIGAIPDAVLTCLTSHKDLGIHTEMFSDGVMDLVQKGIITGIHKKKHPGKIVSGFVMGTKKLYDFIDDNPQVAMLDIGYINDPHVIRKNPKVTAINSAVEVDLTGQVCSDTIGTRQFSGVGGQMDFIRGASLSEGGKPIIALPSVTAKGESRIVSILKPGADVVTTRAHVHYIVTEYGIANLYGKNLRQRAKALIEIAHPDHRERLEKEAKERFKVL
- a CDS encoding UDP-2,3-diacylglucosamine diphosphatase; the encoded protein is MKFERDKVYEGIFLSDVHYLLNKKIKSHKHKELFQFLDHLEKKNVRFQTIYLVGDIIENWFFSASRRLKRSKKRFNKLFDRLDALSARGGDKIYIVGNHDSTSYLMNLPPKIEKYLKERNWEICEKAETETLIAVHGHQGQYNRFTWIGSIFLLRFLHMIALLLPNLFRFSEAFYQKHLNRQDPTTTEEILRYYERLSRISHQGQKVLISGHTHDFLCIPNLKIINTGDWVKSNSFVLQDGTNFIGARMDKRGEFSKEFVYKHREESSS
- a CDS encoding FMN-binding glutamate synthase family protein, whose protein sequence is MQIPDYQILIQFVLENPWSSLFSTIGIYTLFALLHDIFQRRHAIKHNFPLVGRIRYLFEMIGPELRQYWVANDKEEMPFNRAERSWVYATAKKQNNNFGFGTTELLYEAGYPIIKHSTFPFPESKVKHLKNDSSMIPCLKVIGEFHNRKKPFRPPSVVNISAMSYGSLGKNAVSALNKGAMMAHCYQNTGEGGISPFHKLGGDIVWQIGTGYFGTRDTKGNFSLDMFAQKIQENPQIRMIEIKLSQGAKPGKGGILPGKKVTEQIAKIRGVPVGQDCISPNAHSEFSTVSELIDFIERLHSASGLPIGIKSAIGEIEFWNELAERMKQTNKGPDFITIDGGEGGTGAAPLAFADHVSLPFKVGFARVYQIFQNENLSERMAWIGSGKLGFPDRAIVAFAMGCDLINVAREAMISIGCIQAQRCHTDHCPAGVATQNRWLQAGLDIDLKAERNANYIKGLRKEVLSVTHAAGYEHPLQFRGTDIEISAGLNIFKTLESILGYQRDHVHFTKMLDYTDHTYLEEYMNGVTKEEPSSHGHKI